The DNA window GGACTGCCATCATGAAACTCAGGCCATCTTTCGTGGCCGACCGCGCCCACGCTTGGCGGGCGGCTCGGGCGCGCGTGTGACCACTTCGGCTGTGCTGGTCATTGCCTTGGCCTCGGCCCAGGCGATGATCTGGGCCGGGCTGTAGAGGGCGCGACCGGCTATCCTGATGCAGGGCACATTGCCCGCTTCACCCGTGCGGCGGTCTCGGTTGAGCAAG is part of the Thiomonas sp. X19 genome and encodes:
- a CDS encoding helix-turn-helix domain-containing protein, which encodes MNDKATPEIVLPRLVGVAEAARILGVSKSLLNRDRRTGEAGNVPCIRIAGRALYSPAQIIAWAEAKAMTSTAEVVTRAPEPPAKRGRGRPRKMA